TGAATGGGAGTTACAGATTTTCCTAGAagatcaggagaaaaaaatctaactgTCAAAAATAGGATTATGCAGTAATATGAAGGCTTTGAAAGCCAGGGTAGTTTCTCAATATAAGACTTTGCTAATTATTTTAATGCACATGTATCATTCTCCAGTTCAAGGGAGTAGTACCACTTTGTAAAGTAGACAAGATTGAGCTTTCATCTTCTGCAACAATGTCTTGAAGGGGGTGTTCTACAGTAAAAGGATGCAATATAAGAGACATAAAAGGAAAGCCAAATACGTTTCCAGCTGCAGGAGTTGCAGAGCCCCTAAAGCTGATCAGGTAACTGAGAGTCAGATTGAGAGTAGAGCTTTGAAGGACTAATATGGgacaaataaatcaaagaaaatttgACAGCAAGTGTTCACATAGAAGGAGGTCCTATAATTTAGTGTCTTAATGTTTCTTAGCCCCCGTTAGTTTCCTTGAAGAATGGAATTGAACCAGAAAGCTGAAAGTGCATCTGGGAACTTGTCAAAGGAGAGCATTCTGACAGGGTCTCCCTTGCTTTGCCCTGAAGGCTGTATTATAGACTGACCTGTCTGGGACCAAATAAGTCACAgcacatttttcaaatgtttgcagTACTGCAAGGGCCTGGGATGTCATGGAGTTAGCCTGAGACTCTCACCCAGGCTCTGACCAGGACaggtgttatgcccagaattcgtgatccccaaagaccactagggagccgagtccgatgcaaaagcaaaagaacctttattcgagctagctcgagctcaatcccctacctgcaccgatgcagcggtgagataccagggagagagagcgagtttcaaaagcacaaaggttttataggggtctaggggcagttggtgaggtaatggctgtggcctcagccgattggctggggaagggtcgtggcctcggccgattggctggggaagggtcggagtcctgttactaggcgtgttttgatcaggaagtttgaacgggtgagcgggaggttactcaaggggagggggCGCGGTCTGAGGTGtctgtgattttcccggaaaaggggtcatgtcggggacatagtcactcaaggtggagaacacagaacaagatggagtcggccggcgtaggcccgccctttcattccccccttgtcatgtaacttacggacccaatcatgggaccggctgcatttatggtgacaaggggaacagagtttggaggtttacgctaagttctgggaagcatgtgtccctggggtggctctgggaggtctgattaagtattgtccctgagctggtatctatgatctgccaggtgatgttttggggggtgtggggactcccggtagcatgagcaatgacaagcagagttaacagagttaccaatattaggtgggtcgaatgcgctgtagcttgagcttgagcttgagcgggttgtgttggtcccgactgatggcccatcgcgtgacgaagtccttccggatcgaggaggggtccgctggccgaacgtgggtgtgatggacccaggtcgcgatgctgtctactttgagagcggtgggggttgtcagcactacaatgtagggtcccttccagcgcggctcgagagtctctcggtggtgcctcttgacatagacccagtctcccggcttgtactgatgaggtgtcggggtcgggccagcctcgtagatggcacgcaggcgcggccaaatatcctcgtgcgccctctggagccctctcaaggaaagaaaaagttcttgatctttaaactctgcaagaagttcagctcgaaggctgggaataacagggggtggcctgccaaacatgatctcgtagggagtaaaacccagagtgtaaggagtgtttctaacccggtaaagggcgtacagtaggagagtcacccagtccccgccagtctccatggttaatttggtaagggtctcttttagggttctattcattctttctacctgtcctgagctctggggcctataagcacaatgtaatttccagtttgcccccaccgccttggctactgcctgtgttacctgagagataaaagctggtccattgtctgatcctaccatggcaggaaaaccatacctgggtaagatgtcttctagtagcttcttagacaccgtctgagccgtttcatgcttgtttgggtatgcctccacgcagccagagaaggtgtctgtaaatactaaaagatatttataaccatactttcctggtttgacttcagtgaagtcgacttcccattgggctcccggtctggtgcctctgagcctggttccttttttatttgatgtggctttcgcgttggtgagttggcaggtcttgcaggcagatacaacttgctctattttggtgtcctgttggtgaatcttgattccggcatgtcggattaagtcttttaattttcgtcccccatgtgagtagaccgatgcatgtgctctaatattgagactccgagccagtctggcagcacgagctccttgttaggtgtataccaccatccctttatctcctgggccatggggagtttcttgatccgctgtaactcctcctgggagtatttgggctggtctggtaaaactgggtctcccgggtctggtagttgtatggtcatggtggggactggagtaagggctactgccttggctgcctggtcagcctttcgattacctctagctactgggttatcagctttttggtgcccttggcagtggataatggctagcttggcaggaagccataaggccataagcaggttaagtatctcctgcttattttttatagtccgtccttctgccgtcagtaaccccctctcctgataaattgccccatgaatatgagctgtggcaaatgcataacggctgtctgtgtagatgttaagccgttttccagctcccagcatcagcgccttggtgagggctatgagctccgcttgCTGGGCTGAcattccggagggtagagcctccgcccatacggtgtccgtttcggtgaccaccgctgcacccgcatacctgtgtccatctcgcacaaagctgctgccatcagtgaaccaagtagcctcagcatcggggaggggctggtcggtcaggtccatccggaatccatgtactcgttccaggattcccgcacagtcatgtagtggagcacctaggtcagggtcgggcagtagggttgcaggattgagggctgcactggggtggaaccgcactcgtggagggttgagtaggaggctctggtaatgagtcatgcgtgtattgctcatccatctatcaggaggctgtttcaggaccccttcaatggcgtgtggggtcgtgatccagatctcctgtcctagggtcagtttgtctgcatccttgactaggagtgctgtcgccgcaataattcgtaggcatggcggccagccggcagccactgggtctagtttcttagacaggtaagccactgggcggttccaggggcctaaggcttgagttagaaccccttttgctattcccttatgttcgtctacaaagaggtggaagggtttcgtaatgtctggtaggcccagggctggggcacttaggagggccttttttaaccgattaaaggcaatttcttctttttcagtccatttaaatgttttcccctctttggtagcttcatataggggcctggcgatctcagcaaaacctggaacccagaggcggcagtagccggctgatcctaggaattccctcacttctcttcgggaggtgggagtagggatctttaggacagtttcttttctggcatctgataactgccgctgtccgccctccaggatatatcccaggtaacttaccctctccctgcatatctgagccttcttcgcggatgcccggtaccctaaagcccccagggtagccagcaggtcctgggtccctcgctcacagtctttggctgtgtcggcagcaatcaggatgttatctacgtactgtaggagggtgaggccagggtgctcccttctgtactcacccaggtcctcgtgtagtgcctcgtcgaagatggtgggtgaatttttgaatccctgaagtagccgtgtccaggtgagttgcccactgtagccctcctccggatcatgccactcgaaggcgaacaggggttggctctggggtgccagcggcagactgaagaaggcttcctttaaatctagtacagtataccagaccctggagggcgccaaggagctcaagagagtatatgggttgggaacagttgggtgtatgtccgcgaccctcttatttacttcccggaggtcttgtaccggtcggtagtcatttgtgtgaggctttttgaccggcagtaagggggtgttccaggcagactggcaaggaactagtacccctaggcttcgtagtctccagatgtgtggctggatccccttccgggcctcctgtgacatggggtattgtttgatccttaccggactctctcctggcttgagctctaccagaactggggtcctatgagcggctagtcccatcccccccccagtctctgcccaaaccgaggggaattcttgtagccatctgtctatattatcctctctcgggagcgcctcctggtggaggcggtattcatcctccagtttcatggtcaggacctggatggggtggcccttgccatcggtgacctgaggccccccttgtctgaaagttatctgagctccaatcttggtcagtaagtcccgtcctaacagcgggtaggggcattctggtattaccataaaggagtgggatacccggcccgttcccaaatctactgttctttgggtagtccatgaatactggctcataccagttgccccttgtacccaggacttcttgctggctagttttccttgtggggtgcggaggaccgaatgttgtgctccggtgtcgacaaggaagccaacaggggtcccctccactttaagagttaccctgggttcggggagagggtccgaaccccgactcccctaatcacttagttcatctagctctaggacttttactcggtcagtcttgcttcctttcccgccggcccttttcagacaatctcgggcccaatgccctatctccttgcagtatgcgcactgatccttctgcagcctctgcttcccccccttggtggttcttttaccttttcttgcgtcgtctgccagctgccggagacggcggtctcgttcctcaggggagtcagcagtggtagctagtagtattctggccaggtctcgagtctgcttactgctggcagccgccatggcgcgagcctgcttatcctcaggaagctcccggttattatataccttttcggctaccaccagtaagtcctgcagacttttttctcctagtctatctattttctgtaattttctcctaatgtctatggccgattggtttacaaaggccatgataacagctgccttgctttccagagcctctggatccatgggggtataggtacggaatgcctccatgatccgttctaaaaaggcagccggagattcatcttttccctgttgtacatttcctaccttggccaaattcgttggctttctagcagccattcggagaccccccattagagtctggcggtagacccggagcctctccttaccttctgccgtgttgaaatcccactggggccgagttaaggggaaggaggcatctatctgagcctggttggtggtgggactcccttctgtgcccggaactagttttcgggcctcgttgacgattctttctctttcttcagtcgtgaacaggacctgcaaaagctgctggcaatcgtcccacgtgggctgatgggtaaaaagaacagagtctaataaatcaataagccctgccggtttctcggaaaacttaggattctgagctttccaattgtagaggtcactagtggcgaaaggccaatagtgatggggctgattcccctccgcgtctgggggtctggtggctcgcaggggcagaatagtggagtcggcggcggaggcggattgctccctctgagccctttgtctggtgaagggcgggcttcccactggagcgtttccgcctcccgctctcggaacagcgtctgcctcccccggagggggaggatggtgttcttccggcatcctagaggggttatacgagggaggaaaaattaattcttcttcagtacccccctgtaagacagggtagaggggtgctgaaggctggataagacttttcttcttctttgtcccctgcaaagcaagaatgggttttggctccggagggagcggggctaggaagggcttaagccaagagggtgggtcttccacaaggtcctgccaagtgataatgtaagggagctgagcaagatggcccgtcttaggctgagagatgatactcctgactcggtggatggtagggaggtcgaaggtcccctctggtggccatctgacattgaaagttggccactcgctagaacaaaaaaactgccaccgaccctttcggacttccacactgaggttgttagctcttcccctcacatccttaaagtgatcaatcataatacttagaggagtagtctgagtctgtcccataacgtccgtccaataagtccacagaacaaaacagagaaacacaaaaacagacaaacagagggcccctagaaaatcttccaactccatggaagcaaaactgaaagctagcttagacatttgaggggattccacgtccctccaaaaccgatgaggggattccacgtccctccaaaaccgatgaggggattccacgtccctccaaagacgacggcctcacgccgaccagcgggagcgacccgcctcatctcagacctttgaggggattccacgtccctccagaagggagaatcggaacgtcttccgaaactcccggcccgtggtcctccagtgcgtccacttagaccacgtcgggcactaccagaactccagaagtgagctcacacagaaaagacagaacaaacagacagacactaaccgtggccagtcaggctctccgggtcgggggtccctcggggtcttggggatcccggacgagcccccaaatgttatgcccagaattcgtgatccccaaagaccactagggagccgagtccgatgcaaaagcaaaagaacctttattcgagctagctcgagctcaatcccctacctgcaccgatgcagcggtgagataccagggagagagagcgagtttcaaaagcacaaaggttttataggggtctaggggcagttggtgaggtaatggctgtggcctcagccgattggctggggaagggtcgtggcctcggccgattggctggggaagggtcggagtcctgttactgggcgtgttttgatcaggaagtttgaacgggtgagcaggaggttactcaaggggaggaggcgcggtctgaggtgtctgtgattttcccggaaaaggggtcatgtcggggacatagtcactcaaggtggagaacacagaacaagatggagtcggccggcgtaggcccgccctttcacagGGTCACAAGTTACACCCTTTGCAAAATTCAGTCTTGAATGCAACAATGCAAGCAGAGGGAATATAAGAGATATTGCCCCATAGAACATGAGTAGGATTAGATAGCATTATATTAGAGGGGAttagatgttttgttttgggttttcccTCCCtagatattatttattcattttatattttgctttaaaaaatttttttttacatttatttatttttgaaagacaaaaagagacagagcataagttggggaggggcagagagagagagggagacacagaatctgaagcaggctccaggctctgagctgtcagcacagcgccccatgcagggctcaaactcatgaatcgtgaggtcatgacctgagccaaagtcagacgcttaattgaatgagccacccaggtgcccctgttttatattttgctttaattaatttcctcaaaaccagaaaaatacaaaatggagaTGTAGCAACTTTTCATCTAGAAGTGATTTTACAGGTTAAAAtgtctctctaaaattattttaaataataatataataaaatcatatgttattatttttatctattttaatttattataattattataataacatGATTGTAAtaacataatttaataataagtattcctaaaattttttttaaggtttattcatttttcagagacagagcgtgagcgggttgggggcagagagagggagacacagagtctgaaacaggctccaggctccaagctgtcagcacagagcccgatgcggggcccaacTCACAGAtggccagatcatgacctaagccgaagtggggcgctcaaccgactgagccacccaggcgctccaataatAACTGTTCTTTTAATAATTGAATTGAATACATTGTTAGCCAAATGGATACTTAGTTAAGTTTTCCAGCTAGCCAGCAAGCTGAAGGCTTAAAAGAAAGGCcaaattgttgaaaaaaaaaaccagtaagatttaaaattttccttccagGTCCAAACTGCAGCATGAGCGAATCTAGCTAAGaagctcttctctcttttttttttttttttttttttttccaagtttgcTAAGAAATGTTTCGTTGTTGTTCttccagttgttttatttttattcaggaaTGGGTTTGGGGTTTTGCAAATGCTTGTGTATAGCATTTtggagataaaatatattttgtctgttCTCACTCATCATTTTACATTTGGTCAACATTTCCTCAAATTGCTTCACTCACTACAATGAAGGAATATAGATACTCAGCGCTCCATAAAGAAAAGATTCCAGGGAGAGGGAAACTAGTTAAAAGGAAGATGGATAAGAAAATGATACTGGCAGGGATAAATGGTTTCCCTTGAGGTCCCATGACTTTGATTCATCCAGGACTTACTGTATTTAGTAGAAAAGTGTGACTATTCCAGCAAGGGGCAGTGCTAATTACTCTTCCAAATCCTATTCCtgagattttttaaagtgatctttGTTTAATGAAAATGTAGTGGCTAAACAAAAATCACAGTAATTCTTTCCTATTC
The sequence above is a segment of the Panthera leo isolate Ple1 chromosome B3, P.leo_Ple1_pat1.1, whole genome shotgun sequence genome. Coding sequences within it:
- the LOC122221291 gene encoding LOW QUALITY PROTEIN: uncharacterized protein LOC122221291 (The sequence of the model RefSeq protein was modified relative to this genomic sequence to represent the inferred CDS: inserted 1 base in 1 codon; substituted 1 base at 1 genomic stop codon); translated protein: MGQTQTTPLSIMIDHFKDVRGRANNLSVEVRKGRWQFFCSSEWPTFNVRWPPEGTFDLPTIHRVRSIISQPKTGHLAQLPYIITWQDLVEDPPSWLKPFLAPLPPEPKPILALQGTKKKKSLIQPSAPLYPVLQGGTEEELIFPPSYNPSRMPEEHHPPPPGEADAVPRAGGGNAPVGSPPFTRQRAQREQSASAADSTILPLRATRPPDAEGNQPHHYWPFATSDLYNWKAQNPKFSEKPAGLIDLLDSVLFTHQPTWDDCQQLLQVLFTTEERERIVNEARKLVPGTEGSPTTNQAQIDASFPLTRPQWDFNTAEGKERLRVYRQTLMGGLRMAARKPTNLAKVGNVQQGKDESPAAFLERIMEAFRTYTPMDPEALESKAAVIMAFVNQSAIDIRRKLQKIDRLGEKSLQDLLVVAEKVYNNRELPEDKQARAMAAASSKQTRDLARILLATTADSPEERDRRLRQLADDARKGKRTTKGGKQRLQKDQCAYCKEIGHWARDCLKRAGGKGSKTDRVKVLELDELSDXGSRGSDPLPEPRVTLKVEGTPVGFLVDTGAQHSVLRTPQGKLASKKSWVQGATGMSQYSWTTQRTVDLGTGRVSHSFMVIPECPYPLLGRDLLTKIGAQITFRQGGPQVTDGKGHPIQVLTMKLEDEYRLHQEALPREDNIDRWLQEFPSVWAETGGGMGLAAHRTPVLVELKPGESPVRIKQYPMSQEARKGIQPHIWRLRSLGVLVPCQSAWNTPLLPVKKPHTNDYRPVQDLREVNKRVADIHPTVPNPYTLLSSLAPSRVWYTVLDLKEAFFSLPLAPQSQPLFAFEWHDPEEGYSGQLTWTRLLQGFKNSPTIFDEALHEDLGEYRREHPGLTLLQYVDNILIAADTAKDCERGTQDLLATLGALGYRASAKKAQICRERVSYLGYILEGGQRQLSDARKETVLKIPTPTSRREVREFLGSAGYCRLWVPGFAEIARPLYEATKEGKTFKWTEKEEIAFNRLKKALLSAPALGLPDITKPFHLFVDEHKGIAKGVLTQALGPWNRPVAYLSKKLDPVAAGWPPCLRIIAATALLVKDADKLTLGQEIWITTPHAIEGVLKQPPDRWMSNTRMTHYQSLLLNPPRVRFHPSAALNPATLLPDPDLGAPLHDCAGILERVHGFRMDLTDQPLPDAEATWFTDGSSFVRDGHRYAGAAVVTETDTVWAEALPSGMSAQQAELIALTKALMLGAGKRLNIYTDSRYAFATAHIHGAIYQERGLLTAEGRTIKNKQEILNLLMALWLPAKLAIIHCQGHQKADNPVARGNRKADQAAKAVALTPVPTMTIQLPDPGDPVLPDQPKYSQEELQRIKKLPMAQEIKGWWYTPNKELVLPDWLGVSILEHMHRSTHMGXRKLKDLIRHAGIKIHQQDTKIEQVVSACKTCQLTNAKATSNKKGTRLRGTRPGAQWEVDFTEVKPGKYGYKYLLVFTDTFSGCVEAYPNKHETAQTVSKKLLEDILPRYGFPAMVGSDNGPAFISQVTQAVAKAVGANWKLHCAYRPQSSGQVERMNRTLKETLTKLTMETGGDWVTLLLYALYRVRNTPYTLGFTPYEIMFGRPPPVIPSLRAELLAEFKDQELFLSLRGLQRAHEDIWPRLRAIYEAGPTPTPHQYKPGDWVYVKRHHRETLEPRWKGPYIVVLTTPTALKVDSIATWVHHTHVR